The proteins below are encoded in one region of Paenibacillus albus:
- a CDS encoding CBS domain-containing protein, whose translation MSLLFSALMLVYAIIPAILSGNAIHLHMNLIAVGIFLLLTNWTAYRNIPFLFIRFLTNRAVSSSRSIARGVWALPIVIPKGYTILAALQLFKRDSYHLIVVMEEKGDVIGVLPEQRLVNGFLADGRADRAVLELFM comes from the coding sequence GTGAGCCTGCTCTTCAGTGCGCTTATGCTCGTCTACGCTATCATTCCGGCGATTCTAAGCGGCAATGCCATTCATCTGCATATGAACTTGATTGCGGTTGGTATATTCCTGCTGCTGACGAATTGGACCGCCTATCGCAATATTCCTTTCCTCTTCATCAGATTTCTTACGAATCGGGCTGTCTCGTCATCTCGGTCAATCGCACGAGGGGTCTGGGCGCTGCCAATCGTCATTCCAAAAGGCTATACAATCCTTGCTGCGCTTCAGTTGTTCAAGCGAGACAGCTATCATCTTATCGTCGTCATGGAGGAGAAGGGGGACGTCATCGGCGTGCTGCCGGAGCAGCGGCTTGTGAACGGTTTTCTGGCTGATGGACGGGCTGACCGTGCAGTGCTCGAGCTTTTCATGTAG
- a CDS encoding M50 family metallopeptidase yields the protein MIKLGGIRWSVHPLFVLVMLASVITGYFVELLTLFVIVLVHELGHVIMAKGFGWNVREIKLLPFGGVAEVEDGSGLPAKEEALVAIAGPLQNVWMAGLAYLLGYLGLWSHDWANYVCQANLMIGLFNLLPILPLDGGKLIQAAFSRTLTFHSTLVWGRE from the coding sequence TTGATTAAGCTTGGCGGCATTCGGTGGTCCGTTCATCCGCTGTTCGTGCTCGTTATGCTGGCATCGGTAATTACGGGATATTTTGTCGAGCTGCTAACCTTGTTTGTCATCGTCCTGGTGCATGAGCTCGGACATGTCATAATGGCCAAAGGCTTTGGCTGGAATGTGCGCGAGATTAAGCTGCTGCCGTTCGGCGGCGTTGCTGAGGTTGAGGATGGAAGCGGGCTTCCGGCGAAGGAGGAAGCGCTCGTTGCGATTGCCGGACCCCTGCAGAACGTTTGGATGGCTGGACTTGCCTATTTGCTTGGCTATCTCGGTCTATGGAGTCATGACTGGGCAAACTATGTATGCCAAGCCAATTTGATGATCGGGCTGTTTAATTTGCTGCCGATTCTGCCACTTGACGGTGGCAAGCTCATTCAGGCGGCATTCAGTCGCACCCTTACTTTCCATAGCACATTAGTGTGGGGGCGCGAGTGA
- a CDS encoding M23 family metallopeptidase: protein MDTKNSIRERRAERIRRIMEENRQLKPQQPTPQLRALPGPQQPQQHQLDYQQQHQHQQHQLYQQQKSHPLQNNKLEALPTMTTGAASEQTPHNEYDDPEQLWRANPNPWESAGWRIAPLPSKYDRDGRSGGPKVPPPQFSFIARGLFIQTAISVALFIIVFGMFKLDVPIAKKGQEVVTAALTEQMDFGAAAQLYKDMFAGAPSFIPLFGSHADPETQVTEGAVELPIVAPLINGSVVRSFAETLSGVEIAGQPSQEVLTAETGRVINVTNDGETGQTVVIQHANNRVTLYGHLGKVAVAANDWLEAGTKLGELPAAQEGQQSLLFFAVKEKGKYVNPSDVVPLD from the coding sequence ATGGATACGAAAAACAGTATCCGCGAGCGCAGAGCGGAGCGGATCAGGCGGATTATGGAGGAGAACCGTCAACTCAAACCACAGCAGCCAACGCCGCAGCTGAGGGCGCTGCCCGGGCCGCAGCAACCGCAGCAACACCAATTAGACTATCAGCAGCAGCATCAACATCAGCAACATCAGCTGTATCAGCAACAGAAGTCGCATCCGCTCCAGAATAATAAGCTGGAAGCATTGCCGACTATGACAACGGGAGCAGCTTCAGAGCAGACACCTCATAATGAATATGATGATCCGGAGCAGCTTTGGAGAGCAAATCCAAACCCATGGGAGAGCGCGGGATGGCGCATTGCACCGCTGCCGAGCAAGTATGATCGGGACGGCAGGTCTGGCGGTCCGAAAGTACCGCCGCCGCAATTCTCCTTTATCGCCCGAGGATTATTTATTCAGACCGCAATTTCTGTTGCGCTGTTTATAATCGTCTTCGGTATGTTTAAGTTGGACGTGCCTATCGCGAAGAAAGGGCAGGAGGTCGTAACCGCTGCATTAACGGAGCAGATGGACTTTGGCGCCGCAGCGCAATTGTACAAGGACATGTTTGCAGGCGCTCCGTCATTCATTCCGCTCTTCGGCAGTCATGCCGATCCAGAGACTCAGGTCACGGAAGGTGCTGTGGAACTTCCCATAGTCGCACCGCTCATTAATGGCAGTGTGGTTCGGTCATTCGCGGAAACGTTAAGCGGCGTGGAGATTGCCGGGCAGCCTTCCCAAGAGGTGCTGACGGCAGAAACAGGCAGAGTCATAAATGTGACCAATGACGGTGAGACCGGTCAGACAGTCGTTATTCAGCACGCGAATAACCGTGTTACCTTATACGGACATCTCGGCAAAGTTGCGGTCGCCGCCAATGATTGGCTTGAAGCGGGAACGAAGCTTGGGGAGCTGCCGGCAGCTCAGGAGGGGCAGCAAAGCCTGTTATTTTTTGCGGTGAAGGAGAAAGGCAAGTACGTCAATCCCTCTGACGTCGTTCCGCTTGATTAA
- a CDS encoding FtsW/RodA/SpoVE family cell cycle protein yields the protein MLNKFKKVDLGMIIILLAFMVVSTLLVHSATYGNPDYANYDVKTVIFYGLGFAVALASTFFDYRLLLKAWWVLYAIGIVLLVVVYFTAPEINGAKSWFMLPGGLQFQPAEMVKIILIITVAYLMGRRQGDPLRVRQDLLVVAAFSFLPFMLVMIQPDLGNAIIYLVIVLGMLWIGNVRYSHVLLGITIIGGGLVLFVFLFNTYNTQIHDYLVEKHKLHWYERINAFIDPESASDKEIYQVSKAKIAIGSGGLTGDGYMKGESKNRKFIPYPYSDAIFVVIGEEFGFQGAAVVLMLYFLLIYRMIIIAFQCFDLKGSFIIIGIVSMYVFQIFQNIGMMIGLMPITGITLPFISYGGTSLLLNMLCIGLVFSVKAHQEKYQMAT from the coding sequence GTGCTAAATAAATTCAAAAAAGTGGACCTTGGCATGATTATCATTCTGCTTGCCTTTATGGTCGTCAGCACGCTTCTGGTCCATAGTGCCACCTACGGCAACCCCGATTATGCTAATTATGATGTTAAGACGGTGATCTTCTACGGCTTAGGGTTTGCTGTCGCACTCGCTTCTACATTTTTTGATTATCGTCTGCTTCTGAAGGCTTGGTGGGTATTATACGCGATCGGCATTGTGCTGCTCGTGGTTGTCTATTTCACTGCTCCCGAGATTAATGGTGCGAAGAGCTGGTTCATGCTGCCAGGTGGTCTCCAATTCCAGCCTGCTGAGATGGTTAAGATCATTCTAATTATCACGGTAGCTTACCTGATGGGAAGAAGACAGGGAGATCCGCTGAGGGTTAGACAGGATCTACTGGTCGTTGCCGCATTCTCGTTCTTGCCATTCATGCTCGTTATGATTCAGCCTGACCTTGGCAACGCGATTATCTATTTGGTGATCGTCCTAGGCATGCTCTGGATTGGCAATGTACGCTATTCGCATGTATTGCTCGGTATAACGATTATTGGCGGCGGTCTTGTCCTGTTTGTTTTCTTATTCAACACCTATAACACACAAATTCATGATTACTTGGTGGAGAAGCATAAGCTTCACTGGTATGAGCGGATTAACGCCTTCATTGACCCGGAGAGCGCGTCGGATAAAGAGATTTACCAAGTGAGCAAGGCGAAGATCGCCATTGGCTCGGGCGGACTCACCGGCGACGGTTACATGAAGGGGGAGTCGAAGAACCGCAAGTTCATTCCATATCCGTACTCGGATGCGATCTTCGTCGTAATCGGCGAGGAGTTCGGCTTCCAAGGCGCGGCCGTCGTGCTGATGCTCTACTTCTTGCTGATTTATAGGATGATTATAATTGCCTTCCAGTGTTTTGATTTGAAAGGCTCCTTCATCATCATCGGGATTGTCTCGATGTACGTCTTTCAAATCTTCCAAAACATTGGCATGATGATCGGTCTAATGCCGATTACGGGCATTACACTTCCATTCATTAGTTACGGCGGAACATCGCTGCTGCTCAATATGCTTTGCATTGGACTTGTATTCAGTGTAAAAGCACATCAAGAGAAATACCAAATGGCCACGTAA
- the minD gene encoding septum site-determining protein MinD, protein MGEAIVVTSGKGGVGKTTTSANIGTALALLGKKVCMVDTDIGLRNLDVVMGLENRIIYDLIDVAEGRCRLNQALVKDKRFDELYMLPAAQTKDKSDVSPEQVKEMVLELKKEFDYVIIDCPAGIEQGFRNAVAGADKAIVVTTPENAAVRDADRVIGLLEQTHIPARLVINRIRANMVRSGEMLDIDEICQVLAIDLLGIVPDDEKVIRSANAGEPTVMDPSSRAAIAYRNIARRMLGDMVPLMPLEEKSGVIKRFRKFLGIG, encoded by the coding sequence ATGGGAGAAGCGATTGTAGTAACTTCAGGCAAAGGCGGCGTCGGCAAGACGACAACGTCTGCCAATATCGGCACAGCGCTTGCTTTGCTGGGGAAGAAAGTTTGCATGGTAGACACGGATATCGGTCTTCGCAATCTAGATGTTGTGATGGGGCTCGAGAACCGGATTATTTATGACTTGATAGATGTAGCAGAAGGCCGCTGCAGATTGAATCAAGCGCTTGTGAAGGATAAGCGCTTCGATGAGCTGTATATGCTGCCTGCAGCCCAGACTAAAGATAAATCGGATGTGTCTCCGGAGCAAGTAAAAGAGATGGTGCTCGAGCTCAAGAAGGAATTCGATTATGTCATTATCGATTGTCCTGCAGGCATTGAGCAAGGCTTCCGGAACGCGGTTGCTGGAGCGGACAAGGCGATTGTCGTGACGACTCCGGAGAATGCGGCTGTTCGTGACGCGGATCGTGTTATCGGCTTGCTGGAGCAGACGCATATTCCAGCGAGACTCGTTATTAACCGCATACGCGCAAATATGGTTCGCAGTGGTGAAATGCTGGACATAGACGAGATTTGCCAAGTATTGGCGATTGATTTGCTCGGTATCGTACCGGATGATGAGAAAGTAATCCGCTCCGCCAATGCGGGCGAGCCGACGGTTATGGATCCGTCATCGCGCGCGGCGATCGCATATCGCAACATTGCGCGGCGGATGCTGGGCGATATGGTGCCGCTTATGCCGCTAGAGGAGAAATCCGGCGTTATTAAGCGGTTTCGCAAGTTCCTTGGAATAGGATGA
- a CDS encoding septum site-determining protein MinC has product MTEKQHITIKGVKEGLIFLLDDNCEFSMLMDELQFKLEKSHQQLLSGPIVHVQVKLGTRQVSEEEKERIRMAIRQQGNLLVQSIESEPPIIPQLEDGNNLKVLTGIVRSGQTLEHDGNLLLMGDLNPGGTLLCTGDIYVLGALRGLAHAGYKGKEESIIAASLLKPTQLRISGVISRPPDEWMTGDAAMEFAYLNEGVMKIDKMTQLQRLRKLPVLFRA; this is encoded by the coding sequence GTGACCGAGAAGCAGCATATTACGATCAAAGGCGTCAAAGAAGGTCTCATCTTCCTTCTAGACGATAATTGCGAATTTTCCATGCTTATGGATGAACTGCAGTTCAAATTGGAAAAATCGCACCAACAGCTGCTGTCAGGTCCTATCGTTCACGTCCAAGTGAAGCTCGGCACCCGCCAGGTAAGTGAAGAGGAGAAGGAGCGGATCCGCATGGCAATCCGGCAGCAGGGCAATTTGCTCGTGCAGTCGATTGAGAGCGAGCCGCCAATCATTCCTCAGCTAGAGGATGGCAACAATTTGAAAGTTCTGACAGGTATCGTTCGCTCTGGCCAGACGCTTGAGCATGACGGAAATTTGCTGCTCATGGGCGATCTGAATCCAGGCGGCACACTTCTTTGCACGGGCGATATTTATGTGCTGGGAGCTCTGCGGGGCTTGGCGCATGCAGGCTACAAAGGCAAAGAAGAGTCGATTATTGCAGCTTCGCTGCTGAAGCCGACACAGCTCCGTATTAGCGGGGTCATCAGCAGGCCGCCGGATGAATGGATGACCGGTGATGCGGCAATGGAGTTCGCATACTTAAACGAAGGCGTTATGAAAATTGATAAAATGACACAGCTGCAGCGCTTGCGTAAGCTGCCGGTATTGTTTAGAGCTTAA
- the mreD gene encoding rod shape-determining protein MreD, which produces MSMQRIVGVMLLLFLIQGTLFYWFVPSSMVGRIVPHFTLAFVLFAGLYRGRHSALILGMAFGLLQDLAFYGRIIGIHSFTMGLVGYMTGLLLERRKSTLLMALTMIGMSTLVYDTIVYFIYRVFRLTSETYEWALSQHMVPSLFLQLLFSLAVYVPARRWFEGSFVAKTEEEET; this is translated from the coding sequence ATGAGCATGCAGCGCATCGTTGGCGTCATGCTGCTGCTCTTTCTGATCCAAGGCACCTTGTTCTATTGGTTCGTGCCGAGCAGCATGGTAGGGCGGATCGTCCCGCATTTTACGCTTGCTTTTGTCTTGTTTGCCGGGCTTTATCGCGGCAGACACTCCGCTTTGATCCTCGGCATGGCTTTTGGCCTATTGCAGGATCTAGCGTTCTACGGACGCATTATAGGCATCCATTCGTTCACAATGGGGCTCGTCGGTTATATGACAGGACTGCTCTTAGAGCGTAGAAAGAGCACGCTTCTGATGGCTTTAACGATGATCGGTATGTCCACGCTTGTATATGACACAATCGTTTACTTTATTTATCGTGTATTTCGGTTAACGAGCGAGACGTATGAGTGGGCTTTGTCCCAGCATATGGTTCCGAGCCTGTTTCTGCAGCTGCTCTTCTCACTAGCAGTCTACGTGCCTGCGCGAAGATGGTTTGAGGGCAGCTTTGTTGCGAAGACTGAGGAAGAAGAAACTTGA
- the mreC gene encoding rod shape-determining protein MreC, giving the protein MKLFNWMRNRRMFVLMIVFILFVAVMGFSIGDRKKLTWPENFALDSTSFVQQWLYRPAGYVAGLFQDLSNLHNIYKENEELRIAAAAYARDSIKFNRIDAENKRLQEKLNFTERQKKLYDYNYLIAQVVAVSQDPYDETIRINLGSKDGIKTNMVVVTDKGLVGLVSHVDPFFSSVMPITKLSDTAPDTKAIAATVFGKETDSFGIVDTYDPETGKLYMSKISEHDPLSKGDTIITSGLGNVFPRGMVIGTVDSSQVGDFGLTYTATITPAADFDHLTEVFVVQPAETGESEK; this is encoded by the coding sequence ATGAAGTTGTTTAATTGGATGCGCAACAGACGGATGTTCGTCTTAATGATTGTGTTTATATTGTTCGTTGCAGTTATGGGCTTCTCCATCGGAGATCGGAAGAAGCTGACTTGGCCGGAGAATTTTGCGCTCGATTCCACCTCATTTGTGCAGCAATGGTTGTACAGGCCCGCTGGTTATGTAGCGGGCTTGTTTCAAGATTTGTCGAACTTGCACAACATCTACAAGGAGAACGAGGAGCTTCGCATTGCAGCTGCGGCTTATGCCAGAGACAGCATTAAATTCAATCGGATCGATGCCGAGAACAAACGGCTTCAGGAGAAGCTGAATTTCACGGAGCGGCAGAAGAAGCTCTACGACTACAACTATTTGATTGCACAGGTAGTGGCAGTCAGCCAGGATCCGTATGATGAGACGATTCGAATCAACCTCGGCTCTAAGGACGGAATTAAAACGAACATGGTGGTCGTTACCGATAAAGGTCTAGTCGGTCTTGTCAGTCATGTAGATCCGTTCTTCTCGTCGGTTATGCCGATTACAAAACTCAGCGATACCGCACCTGACACCAAAGCCATTGCAGCTACCGTGTTTGGCAAAGAGACTGACTCGTTCGGTATCGTAGATACCTATGATCCGGAGACCGGCAAGCTGTACATGTCGAAGATTTCCGAGCATGATCCGCTATCCAAAGGCGATACGATCATCACCTCGGGTCTAGGTAATGTCTTCCCGCGCGGAATGGTTATCGGTACGGTGGATTCCAGCCAAGTCGGCGACTTCGGGCTTACGTATACGGCAACGATTACGCCAGCCGCGGATTTCGACCATTTGACAGAGGTGTTTGTCGTACAGCCTGCTGAGACAGGGGAGAGCGAGAAATGA
- a CDS encoding rod shape-determining protein, whose translation MFGTKDLGIDLGTANTLVYVKGKGIVVREPSVVALRTDTKTIEAVGEQAKKMIGRTPGNIRAIRPMKDGVIADFETTSTMIKYFIRQAQKQRGMFPRHPNVMVCVPSGITAVEQRAVKDATEQAGAREAFTIEEPFAAAIGADLPVWEPTGSMVVDIGGGTTEVAVISLGGIVTSRSIRIAGDEMDEAIMQYIKRMYNLLIGERTAEQLKMEIGSALNGERPESIEIRGRDLVTGLPKTLPISSEEICDALSDTVNAIVEAVKVTLEKCPPELSADIMDRGIVLTGGGALLKNLDKLLSRETGMPVIVAENPLDCVAIGTGRALDNIDMFKTRGGPVSRSKR comes from the coding sequence ATGTTTGGAACGAAAGATCTAGGAATTGACCTTGGCACAGCTAACACACTCGTCTATGTGAAAGGTAAAGGCATTGTCGTAAGAGAACCGTCCGTGGTAGCTCTGCGTACAGATACAAAAACGATTGAGGCTGTCGGCGAGCAAGCGAAGAAGATGATTGGTCGTACACCAGGTAACATTCGTGCGATTCGTCCGATGAAGGATGGCGTTATCGCGGATTTCGAGACAACGTCAACAATGATCAAATACTTTATTCGCCAAGCGCAGAAGCAGCGCGGCATGTTCCCGCGCCATCCGAATGTAATGGTGTGCGTGCCGTCTGGCATTACTGCAGTTGAGCAGCGCGCCGTGAAGGACGCGACAGAGCAAGCAGGCGCTCGTGAAGCATTCACGATTGAAGAGCCGTTCGCGGCTGCAATCGGTGCGGACTTGCCCGTATGGGAGCCGACAGGCAGCATGGTTGTCGACATTGGCGGGGGAACGACCGAGGTTGCGGTTATCTCGCTCGGCGGTATTGTAACGAGCCGTTCGATCCGCATTGCCGGAGACGAAATGGACGAAGCGATCATGCAGTACATCAAGCGCATGTACAACTTGCTGATCGGTGAACGGACTGCGGAGCAATTGAAAATGGAGATTGGCTCTGCGCTGAACGGTGAACGTCCGGAATCCATCGAAATTCGCGGGCGGGATCTCGTAACAGGCTTGCCGAAGACGCTGCCGATTTCGTCGGAAGAGATTTGCGATGCGCTGTCAGATACAGTGAACGCAATTGTTGAAGCAGTTAAGGTTACGCTTGAGAAATGTCCGCCTGAACTATCGGCAGACATCATGGATCGCGGTATCGTTCTTACAGGCGGCGGCGCGCTGCTGAAGAACTTGGACAAGCTATTGTCGCGTGAAACGGGTATGCCTGTTATCGTAGCGGAGAATCCGCTCGACTGCGTAGCAATCGGCACTGGCCGTGCGCTCGACAATATTGATATGTTTAAAACACGCGGAGGCCCGGTTTCTCGTTCCAAACGATAA
- the radC gene encoding RadC family protein, with amino-acid sequence MEAKSFVLKDVPNSERPRERMMTAGAEALSHAELLAILLRTGTKRESAVLLASRILSQCGDLRGLVDMSIAEMTKIRGIGTAKAVQLRAGIELGRRLAITQQGELPTIRKPADAANLLMEELRYLKQEHFVCLFLNTKNQVILKETLSVGTLNATLVHPREVFRAAIRCSSASLICVHNHPSGDPTPSPEDIALTRRLIDAGELVGIDVLDHLVIGDNRFISLKERGHM; translated from the coding sequence ATGGAAGCAAAGTCATTTGTTCTGAAGGATGTGCCAAACAGCGAAAGACCACGGGAACGCATGATGACGGCAGGGGCTGAAGCGTTAAGCCATGCTGAGCTGCTGGCGATCTTATTGCGAACGGGAACGAAGCGTGAATCCGCGGTTCTGCTCGCTTCGCGAATTTTGAGCCAGTGCGGTGATCTGCGCGGTTTAGTTGATATGAGTATAGCGGAGATGACGAAGATCCGCGGAATCGGGACGGCAAAGGCAGTTCAGCTTCGGGCAGGCATTGAGCTCGGCCGCAGGCTTGCTATAACTCAGCAAGGAGAGCTCCCTACCATCCGAAAACCAGCCGATGCTGCGAACTTATTAATGGAGGAACTTCGCTATCTGAAACAAGAGCATTTTGTCTGCTTGTTTTTAAATACGAAGAATCAGGTTATTTTAAAAGAAACATTATCCGTCGGCACCCTCAATGCGACCTTAGTGCATCCACGCGAAGTGTTTCGGGCAGCTATTAGATGCAGCAGCGCTTCGTTGATTTGCGTACATAACCATCCAAGCGGCGATCCAACGCCTAGTCCTGAAGATATAGCGCTTACGAGACGCCTGATCGATGCGGGCGAGCTTGTAGGTATTGATGTTCTCGATCACTTGGTAATAGGTGACAATCGCTTTATCAGTTTGAAGGAGCGAGGTCACATGTAA
- a CDS encoding Maf family protein, translating into MNVRSSSISSSTIRQLVLASSSPRRQELVASLGLSLPVLILSSDADESTPQNWSPAMIVEQLGLRKARASSELLSSEAAKSSLIIGADTIVVLDGKVLGKPVDKNDAVRMLTALEGRQHEVYTGVALIEPGTGRELVHHRMTLVTMKQLGEERIRRYVESGEPLDKAGSYGIQGLGATMVERIDGCYFNVVGLPLSLLSDMLDEFGINVI; encoded by the coding sequence ATGAACGTGAGATCTTCTTCGATATCTTCTTCAACTATACGCCAGCTCGTGCTGGCTTCATCTTCTCCCCGCCGGCAGGAATTGGTCGCGTCACTCGGCCTTTCCTTGCCGGTTCTCATTTTGTCCAGCGATGCTGATGAAAGTACCCCACAGAACTGGTCTCCGGCCATGATCGTGGAGCAGCTTGGTTTGCGCAAGGCTCGGGCTAGCTCTGAGTTGTTAAGCAGTGAAGCTGCGAAGAGTTCACTCATCATCGGCGCTGACACGATCGTCGTTCTAGACGGCAAAGTGCTCGGCAAGCCAGTGGACAAGAACGACGCGGTTCGTATGCTGACTGCTCTCGAAGGACGGCAGCACGAAGTCTATACAGGCGTTGCTCTCATTGAACCCGGGACTGGTCGCGAGCTTGTTCATCACCGGATGACGCTCGTAACGATGAAACAGCTTGGCGAAGAGCGAATCCGGCGCTACGTCGAATCCGGCGAGCCGCTTGATAAGGCGGGCAGCTATGGCATTCAGGGGCTTGGCGCAACAATGGTGGAGCGGATCGACGGCTGTTATTTCAACGTCGTCGGACTTCCGTTATCGCTGCTGTCGGACATGCTAGACGAATTCGGCATCAACGTGATTTAA